A stretch of DNA from Candidatus Dojkabacteria bacterium:
TTCCATCATCTTGTGGGAAATACGATAGGTTCCGGGCTTAACAGGTTGCATCATTCCACCACGCCCCACAATAGCATCAAGCTCTGTAATATCATTTAATTTCAAAAATGTTTTTACATCAGTTCTACGATCATCGAGCTGATCAAATATATTGGTACTCGTTGAATATTTTTCAATGAATTCCTTATTTTCGGAATAATCTATTTTATCGGAAAGGAAAAGTTCTTCATCATCAAACACTGCCAACTTTGTTGATGTCGAACCAGGATTTATTACTAAGACTCTCATTTTGCGTTTTGATGTTATCAGTTTATGTGAGCGTAATATAGCAGGGGAAGGTTAAACAGTCAATGAATGAAATATTGCGGGGGTCGGATCCCGAATGTCGATTCATCGACTTCGAGGATTCGCGATAGCTCTATAAGAGCGTATCGGAATTCGAGCTCGCCTCCACTTGCGAGCTATGGCTTATTCCCGATGGCAATCGGGATGAACAGAAACAGAGGTTCGAATCTGACTCAACCAAAAATGGAAAATTGCGGGGGTCGGATCCGAGCTCGCCTCCACTTGCGAGCTATAGCTTATTCCCGATGGCAATCGGGATGAACAGAAACAGAGGTTCGAATCTGACTCAACCAAAAATGGAAAATTGCGGGGGTCGGATTCGAACCGACGGCCTCCAGGTTATGAGCCTAGCGAGCTGCCACTGCTCTACCCCGCGAAAAAATTGTTGTCAGTATCCTCAGACAGTGTCTACCCTTGATACTTAAAGACTTATTAAAGATGATTATACCATACCTGACCTATTTAATTTCCAGAGGGCAGGATTTTGCACTTTGTGCAAGACGCGCTTTTATTTCATTTATGGTGCGTTCCGTACCTTTCCGCCGTCGGCGGAACAGGTTCTCATCCTCCCTATTTAATTTCCAGAGGGCAGGATTCGAACCTGCGAAGTCTCACGACGCCGGATTTACAGTCCGGAGCAATTGACCACTCTGCCACCTCTGGATAATACAGTATTTTACAGGTTAATAAACCTCAAGGCAACTTACGGTCGTGTAATCCAATTACGATAACTTTGGAATTATCTGCTTCTTTCTGGAGACAATTCCCGGCAAAACCGCAGTATCATCATCAAATTTGGCTCCAAAAGTTTTGGTAATTTCCTTCTGGGCATTTTCAGAAAAAGCGATAAACGTGGCTTCCTCTTTAAGAATATCAACAACGAAAAGAAGTATCTCATCTAGATTTTCTTCCCTTTTTAGCTCATCTGCAGCCAATTTAAGCTCAGCTTTCATTACAAGGGCATTTTCAGGTTTTGTTGTTTCAACAACGGAAACCCTTGTGTTACCTATGTTAAGCTCAAAAATTTTGCTATCAAAAAGCAAAACATCTCTGGCGGAAAACCCGCTAAGGTCGGACTTTCGAGTAAACATCTCATCGGCTAATGACTCAATACTCGTATTAATTTTTTTAGCAATTGTTTCAGCAAGTTCCCTGTCAGTAGTTGTAGTCGTTGGACTTCTAAACATTAAAGTGTCAGAAATTATACAAGCCAAAATCAAGCCTAATATATCATCCGGAATACTCTTAGTATCTTTTATATATTCTTTAAAAATCACCGTTGCTGTCGAGGCAAACGGTCGAATTGTTACACTCAAGGGAGTCGATGTAACCAGTCCTCCAAGTTTGTGATGGTCAACTACATGAGTAATCGTAGACTCACCAAGATCTAAAAGCTCTTCTGGGTTTGTGGTATCAACCAGTGCAACTTCATCGTTCGATGACAATGATTCCAAAAGCTCGGGAATCTCGACTCCAAATTTCTCAAGAACAAAACTTGTTTCTCTGTTTATACCCCCTAGTCGAAAGGGTTTTGCATCTATTCCTTGTTGCTTTAGAACCCAGGAAAAAACTATTGCAGAGCAAATTGAATCGGTATCCGGTGATTTGTGACCTAAAACTTTTACCATTTAAATACATGAAAATTTAACAACCAATTATAACCAATCCCCAAGGTCTCTACAATGTTAATTCCCTTTTTCTGCAATATCTCGTATACTAAATTAATAAATAATATATTATTAAAAAAGATGACAATCAACACACAAAGAATAAAGCCAATTTTTATATACGTAAGCATTACAATTATCTCACTTACTCTGTTAGGATTTATTATTTATATCTTTGTTAAAGGGGATTTCTGGAGAACAAATAACACTACTACAGATGAAAATAATGACAGCACTGAGTCTCAAACGGAACGTGATACAAATAACGTGGAACCCAAAACAGGTGAACTCAAATCTATTGAAACAGAATGTGGTGGCACAATAACCATTCCTAATGACCTAGATCTAACAAGTTCACACTTTAATGGAAGTGAATCTTCTCCGGAAAAAGGTATCTGTTTTATAATTCTTTCGCTTAATGATAACCCCGAAGAATCCATTATCGTTGTTATTGATGATACGCCTGAAAGTGATATGATCAATTGTTCGGAAGAGCTTGGACTAAGCACACTCGAATGTGCAATTCAGGGTCATTCCGCAAATCAAGTTTTTACATTCTCTAATTTTTCTACTACTTCTGTTGGAGATAAAATTGTTATAACAAGCGAGTACCAAGCTGAAATAGATTTTTATGGAACTCCCATGATCCTTGATGAAATTGTATATGGATACGAAGTGGAACCTGGATTACGTTTTATAGTCTGGGGAGGTAAAAATCAAGCTGACTTAATCAAAGAAATTGTAACAAATTTTAATTAGAAAAAATGGGACTTTTAGTAGATCAAAAAATAAAGGAATATATAGCCGCCGGAAATATCAAAATCGATCCATTCAATAACAAAAATATTGGACCTAGTGCCTATTACTTTTCTCTCGGACCAATAATCCTTATCCCCAAGTCCAATCAGATAGCAACACTTTCGGGAGGTAAAGATCCGGAATACGAGAGAATAGATATAACAGACAGCCCATATACAATAAAGCCCAAGGAATTCATTCTTGCTCAAACGCTTGAGAAAATAACACTTGCTCAGAATATTGCAATGTTGATAGACGGAAGAACCACTACCGCAAGACTCGGTTTGTCAATCCACCAAAGCGCAACCCTTATCCATCCTGGGCACAAAGACAGCATAATTACCTTAGAGATCTTTAATGCAGGCATCTTTGATATTGTAATTAAACTTGGCGACAAGATAGGAAAGGGCATTTTCTTTTTATCAGATACTTCAGCAGAACAAGCGTATGCCAATGTAGGTACATATAAAACACAGACGGAACCCATG
This window harbors:
- a CDS encoding manganese-dependent inorganic pyrophosphatase; translation: MVKVLGHKSPDTDSICSAIVFSWVLKQQGIDAKPFRLGGINRETSFVLEKFGVEIPELLESLSSNDEVALVDTTNPEELLDLGESTITHVVDHHKLGGLVTSTPLSVTIRPFASTATVIFKEYIKDTKSIPDDILGLILACIISDTLMFRSPTTTTTDRELAETIAKKINTSIESLADEMFTRKSDLSGFSARDVLLFDSKIFELNIGNTRVSVVETTKPENALVMKAELKLAADELKREENLDEILLFVVDILKEEATFIAFSENAQKEITKTFGAKFDDDTAVLPGIVSRKKQIIPKLS
- the dcd gene encoding dCTP deaminase, encoding MGLLVDQKIKEYIAAGNIKIDPFNNKNIGPSAYYFSLGPIILIPKSNQIATLSGGKDPEYERIDITDSPYTIKPKEFILAQTLEKITLAQNIAMLIDGRTTTARLGLSIHQSATLIHPGHKDSIITLEIFNAGIFDIVIKLGDKIGKGIFFLSDTSAEQAYANVGTYKTQTEPMGADLPPFDDCS